AAAGATCCAGCGTTTGTCGAGCAAGTATTTGAGCACCAGTCCAACAAGAGTGCCGACGAATAGCGCGATGACGAACCCCCGGGGTCCCTCGTTGACCGCAAGCACCGCCCGCTGCGCCCCGAGATTGGCGAGTGTCGCAGCAACGGCAAAGGCCCCATAGCGGGCAATGAGCGTCGTCCTGGTCACAGCACCATTCCTGAAAGCGCCAGACCGAGCGAAATGCACGCACAGACAATCGACACCCTGTCCTGCGCTGCGAACACTACCGGATCGTCGTGCATCCGTCCGCGATGAGCAAGCATCACCATCCGGCTGATCCAGTAGAGCAACACCAGGCAGATGCCCCAGAGCGGCGCCGTCCACGTATAGAGGATCTGTACCGCCGGCGAATTCAGATAGAGCGCCATGACCAGCACGGAGACATAACCCGACGCTACCGCCATATTGGCGACCAAGGGCAGATCGCTGGTCATGTAGCCTCGCCCATGTGCCTTGTGCTCGCCCTCCGCTACGTTTGAGACCAATTCGGCCTGCCGCTTCACCGCGGCGAGAGAGAAGAAGAAGAACATCGAGAAGGCCAGGAGCCAAACCGAGAGCGGGATGCCCGTCGCCACACCGCCCGCGATGATACGCAAAGTGTAAAGGGAAGCGAGCGCGCAGATATCAACCACCAGCCGGCGCTTGAGGACAAAGGAATAGAGGGTGGTGGCGAGGTAATAGAGTGCCATCACGGCCAGGAATTCTGGCCCCAGACCCAGTGAGACGAGGGCACCTGCCAACAGAAGCCCTGGTGCCAGCGCTGTGCCCCAGGAGAGTGGCAGCGCCCCTGAAGCAAAGGGACGCTCGCGCTTACGGGGATGCGCCCGATCCGCCTCGAGGTCGAGAAGGTCGTTGAGCAGGTAGACCGACGAGGCAATCAGGCTGTAGGCGACGAAAGCCAGAGCGGCCTGACCGAGAGTCATGAGCTCCAATTGGTGCGCCGCGAGCAGGGGCAGGAAGACGAGTATGTTCTTCAGCCATTGCAGCGGCCGCATCGCGCGTAGGAGTGGCCAGAAGTGCGATCCGTGGGTCGTCAGGTGTTCGGACTCGACGGCGAGTGCATCGACCCGAGACCGCAGCGACCGATGCACGTCCACGGTAATGGCGCGCTTTGACTTTTCCCATATCGCGTAATCGGCGTCCTCGTCGCCGATATAGGCGAAACCTTCGGGAAACCGTTCGGACAGGAACGCAGCCTTGCGCGGCCCCTTCAGGTTCACCCGCCCGTCCGATCCATACGCCTCGTCGAAAAGCCCAAGATGGTCCGCGACCCGCTCGACGATCCGATGCTCGGCGGCGGAAACCAGAACCGTTCGCCCACCGGCGTTACGCCAGCGTCGGATATAGGCCACCACGTCGTCGTTGAAAGGCAGCGCTGCGACATCGACGGCGCCCAGTCCGTCTAGCGCTCGCTTCAGATTGGCTCGCCCTACCGGGAGCGCACCGAATATCGCAGCGATATTCGTCCATCGTTGTGAAAGCGCCGCCCAAAACGTCTCGAAGAGCATATCAGAACGAATTAACGTGCCATCGAGATCCACTGCCAGAACTTCCAGTGTTCCCTTCTCGGGCGAAATGATCGCTTCGGGCGTGGCTGACGAAGCCATT
This region of Paracoccus saliphilus genomic DNA includes:
- a CDS encoding UbiA family prenyltransferase, with the protein product MNRAVPPKMASSATPEAIISPEKGTLEVLAVDLDGTLIRSDMLFETFWAALSQRWTNIAAIFGALPVGRANLKRALDGLGAVDVAALPFNDDVVAYIRRWRNAGGRTVLVSAAEHRIVERVADHLGLFDEAYGSDGRVNLKGPRKAAFLSERFPEGFAYIGDEDADYAIWEKSKRAITVDVHRSLRSRVDALAVESEHLTTHGSHFWPLLRAMRPLQWLKNILVFLPLLAAHQLELMTLGQAALAFVAYSLIASSVYLLNDLLDLEADRAHPRKRERPFASGALPLSWGTALAPGLLLAGALVSLGLGPEFLAVMALYYLATTLYSFVLKRRLVVDICALASLYTLRIIAGGVATGIPLSVWLLAFSMFFFFSLAAVKRQAELVSNVAEGEHKAHGRGYMTSDLPLVANMAVASGYVSVLVMALYLNSPAVQILYTWTAPLWGICLVLLYWISRMVMLAHRGRMHDDPVVFAAQDRVSIVCACISLGLALSGMVL